TGGGCCGGCGCTACCTGGATCGGGTCGGCCTGGCCGAGAAGGCGCACGCCTACCCGGCCCAACTCTCGGGCGGGCAGCAGCAGCGCGTCGCCATCGCGCGGGCGCTGGCCATGGAGCCCGAGGTGATGCTCTTCGACGAGCCGACGTCGGCGCTGGATCCCGAGATGATCCGCGAGGTTCTGGACGTGATGCGGGAGGTGGCACACGAGCAGATGACCATGATCGTGGTCACCCACGAGATGGGGTTCGCCCGGCAGGTGGCCGACCGGGTCGTCTTCATGGACGACGGGACGATCATCGAGGAAGCCCCGCCCGACCGGTTCTTCGACGACCCGCGGGAGGAACGGACGCGGCAGTTTCTCAGCAAGATCCTGGTCCACTGAGATGGACGCGAGGAGGCGGAACGATGCACCTCGAGACCGGCTTCCTATCCGGCAGGAAGCGAGCCCTGGCGGCGGTGGCTGCGCTCACCCTCGGGCTGGCGCTCGCGCTGGGCGGCTGCGGCGGCGGGGGCGGCGCCGCCGGCACCGCCGCCAACGGCGGCAGCTCGACGCCCAACATCGACGCGATCAAGAGCCGCGGCGTCCTGCGGGTGGGTGTCAAGGCCGACGTGCTCGGCTTCGGCTACAAGAACCCGCAGACCAACCAGTACGAGGGCTACGAGATCGACATCGCGCACGAGCTGGCCAAGCGGCTGCTGGGCGACCCGAACAAGGTGGAGCTCACCACCGTCACCGCCAAGACGCGCCAGGGTCTCCTCGACTCCGGCCAGGTGGACATGGTGATCGCCACCTTCACCATCACGCCCGAACGGCAGAAGGTGATCGATTTCTCGCCCGTCTACTACACCGACGGCATCCAGCTGCTGGTCAAGAGGGACAGTGGCATCAAGAGCCTGAAAGACCTGAACGGCAAGGTGATCGCGGTCGCCCAGGGCGCCGACACCGGCCAGAAGCTGCAGGAGAAGGCCAAGGAGCTGGGCGTCACCATCCAGACGGCGGAGTACGCCAGCTACGCGGAGGACATGGCCGCCCTCCAGAACGGCCGGGCCCAGGCCTTCGCCACC
The nucleotide sequence above comes from Bacillota bacterium. Encoded proteins:
- a CDS encoding amino acid ABC transporter ATP-binding protein; the encoded protein is MIEFQDVHKWFGPLHVLRGINLTIRTGEKTVICGPSGSGKSTLIRTINQLERVQRGRILVDGQEVTDPRTDLTALRQRIGFVFQQFNLYPHMTVLDNVTLALRLVKRMPREEAEAVGRRYLDRVGLAEKAHAYPAQLSGGQQQRVAIARALAMEPEVMLFDEPTSALDPEMIREVLDVMREVAHEQMTMIVVTHEMGFARQVADRVVFMDDGTIIEEAPPDRFFDDPREERTRQFLSKILVH
- a CDS encoding transporter substrate-binding domain-containing protein is translated as MHLETGFLSGRKRALAAVAALTLGLALALGGCGGGGGAAGTAANGGSSTPNIDAIKSRGVLRVGVKADVLGFGYKNPQTNQYEGYEIDIAHELAKRLLGDPNKVELTTVTAKTRQGLLDSGQVDMVIATFTITPERQKVIDFSPVYYTDGIQLLVKRDSGIKSLKDLNGKVIAVAQGADTGQKLQEKAKELGVTIQTAEYASYAEDMAALQNGRAQAFATDGSILKYYENQDPSTVILPDRYSEEPYGIAIKKGNKDLLDFVTKAIDDMKQSGELQQLIRKWKLSGSV